From Pempheris klunzingeri isolate RE-2024b chromosome 16, fPemKlu1.hap1, whole genome shotgun sequence, a single genomic window includes:
- the nup153 gene encoding nuclear pore complex protein Nup153 isoform X3 has protein sequence MAATGGGKIRSRRYHIASKPYAKSKQQSGLISRVTDTVKSIVPSWLGKYFKNGDTPVGGGAVPATDQNCQPPQPPPNGSEEGPPPLDGRDSPEPSTSNTEPSTSRASLNFQEYVLSRPPLSRSHLHFPPLDASSPTLGASSSLFSQPSTSSAPGPFSTGFSLVKEIKDNLSQHEDDNISTTSGFSSRASDKDVPTSKTASLPQLWSPETDRMNSGPQPAQSSLKRPAFNLSVFGTSSNSTFNNTVLNSSQLGDSPFYPGKTTYGGAAAVRSARTRPGTPYQAPVRRQIKAKPAGAQPCGVTSATARRILQSLERMSSPLADARRIPASVSSPLSASMDGTNLDVSPFQSKKKRMDSPLPPVQKLVVPAAASVSGNRSVSFRPTLTPGGVSRPLDRTPRETPTRQSPQLPDATPGPSQSTMGFSGPAYPLSSTPAASSVSSGGGKMKRERTTARPSSKRPDEEEVAVVPNLPTISLPIGTSALPSFSFTSPLPPVPTISSTTTTSNVTSVTPTKEMVTNKEPPMASTPPCVPFTFSSPIVKATAASPPSFSPSAGFTFSAPVAKLGPSMLNGKLATPIAATGKPATSKSTEEFEGPFKPAKTLKQGSVLDLLKAPGFASPAAQTSTSPDDTPQQTSTQSTAPSSTSTTTSSLSSSTGLGDLLKAPPGWSCDVCLVQNKLSDTKCVCCMAPQPNSSSSKSMDSKPATVTSVGLESSSTNTTSTTTTTAGFGTMFSKPAGTWDCDTCLVLNKPDAVKCVACETAKPGTGLKPSLTLPSAFSAVKTVSTPTAPVTTGFIGFGDKFKKPEGAWECDTCMVENKAEDTKCVACMSPKPGASAGASSASTAPVFGLGEAFKKPEGAWDCDVCLVQNKAADVQCVACQTAKPGANVEPKAFGSTFGSSAVGASGSSAFSSSTSSSGGFKFGTSDSTSGTGSGGFKFGGSLSESSSSSSGGFKFGVPFGNSSSETTSKDTTSSSGFKFGSSSEGFKFGVASSDDKKSDQPAVGSGFKFGTSGGIVFGTGSSNTESNTSNSGFTFGLSKPEEKTSDTTTTSSSVSFTPPASSQEKSDTVASSIDTTSTDSNSTTTTTTTTGSVFDRLGKPTLATAAPQGGSTFGSLQADKEPVAPSFPFGKPEEKKEAAAPSAFVFGAASKDTDAAPAATAGFSFSKPSAPTDQPPPTFTFGKPADKSEATTAEAPKPSFNFGQTATDSSAAAPKQPFSFMASNPTSTTNSTTSSSTPTPSLFGTTTSTSSSSAQAPAPAPAPSAAPSTFIFGQPAVSTSDAPPAKAAFVFGQNQDSQPPAPSAAALNSTPVPASSQPFIFGAPATAAPPAAAPPAFNFGAAAPSAASSSAPSAAPSPFVFSSAPSGGFGANQTPSFGSSFGSPFTATPSQPPAFGAKPNSAPVFGQQANSTPVFGTTTNSAPAGGGFQFGGASAFGATNNSSGVFTFGAGSPASPAPPANPSIAPQSGAPGGGFNFAQPSTFNFGSVKSLPASPAGQPAIAGRKIKTAVRRRK, from the exons ATGGCGGCCACGGGTGGAGGGAAAATTAGAAGCAGGAGATATCACATCGCCTCTAAACCTTACGCCAAGAGCAAACAG CAGTCAGGCCTCATCAGTCGAGTGACAGACACAGTAAAGAGCATCGTTCCCTCCTGGCTCGGGAAATACTTCAAGAATGGAGATACTCCTGTAGGAGGAGGGGCTGTGCCCGCGACAGACCAGAACTGCCAGCCACCGCAGCCTCCTCCGAATGGCAGCGAAGAAGGGCCTCCTCCCCTTGATGGACGCGACTCCCCAGAGCCAAGCACCAGTAACACAG AGCCCTCGACCAGCCGGGCATCCCTGAACTTTCAAGAGTATGTGCTTTCTCGGCCTCCTCTGAGTCGCTCACATCTCCACTTTCCTCCACTGGACGCCTCATCCCCAACCCTGGGGGCTTCCAGCAGCCTCTTCTCCCAACCATCCACCTCCTCAGCCCCTGGACCTTTTTCCACAGGCTTCTCCTTGGTCAAAGAAATCAAGGACAACCTCTCGCAGCATGAAGACGATAACATCTCCACCACTAGCGGTTTCTCTTCTCGCGCCTCTGACAAAG ATGTCCCCACTTCCAAAACTGCATCGCTTCCCCAACTTTGGTCCCCAGAGACGGACAGAATGAACTCTGGGCCTCAGCCTGCCCAGTCCAGTCTGAAAAGGCCTGCTTTCAACCTGTCTGTATTCGGGACTTCCTCCAAT TCGACATTCAACAACACAGTGCTAAACTCCAGCCAGCTTGGAGATTCACCCTTCTACCCCGGGAAGACCACGTATGGTGGGGCAGCTGCAGTCAGGAGCGCTCGCACTCGTCCTGGAACACCGTACCAG GCTCCTGTGAGGAGACAGATCAAGGCCAAGCCTGCTGGAGCTCAGCCCTGTGGGGTGACGAGCGCCACAGCCAGACGCATACTACAGTCCTTGGAGCGCATGTCAAGCCCTCTGGCT GATGCCAGAAGAATCCCTGCATCAGTCTCATCCCCCCTGTCAGCA tcAATGGATGGCACAAATCTAGATGTTTCACCTTTCCAGTCCAAAAAGAAACGA ATGGATTCCCCCCTCCCACCGGTGCAGAAGCTGGTGGTTCCTGCTGCAGCGTCGGTGTCAGGAAACCGCTCCGTGTCCTTCAGGCCAACTCTGACTCCTGGAGGAGTGAGCCGACCTCTGGACAGGACACCAAGAGAGACG cCTACAAGACAATCACCACAACTACCTGATGCAACCCCAGGTCCATCTCAAAG CACAATGGGTTTCAGTGGCCCAGCCTATCCTCTGTCCAGCACCCCTGCAGCCAGCAGCGTGAGCTCTGGAGGGGGAAagatgaagagggagaggacCACAGCACGGCCTTCCTCTAAACGCCCTGATGAAGAAGAG GTGGCTGTGGTACCGAACCTTCCGACCATTTCACTTCCCATCGGCACCTCCGCCTTGCCCTCCTTCAGCTTCACCTCCCCTCTTCCACCTGTCCCCACGatcagcagcaccaccaccacctctaaTGTCACGTCCGTGACTCCAACTAAGGAAATGGTCACAAATAAG gagcCACCAATGGCCTCGACACCTCCCTGTGTaccttttacattttcctcCCCTATTGTCAAAGCAACTGCTGCTAGTCCCCCTTCATTTTCCCCCTCA GCTGGATTCACTTTTAGTGCACCTGTAGCAAAGTTAGGTCCCTCAATGTTAAATGGGAAGCTCGCCACTCCCATAGCGGCAACag GGAAGCCAGCAACAAGCAAAAGCACAGAAGAGTTTGAAGGACCTTTCAAACCAGCAAAGACCCTGAAGCAGGGCAGCGTGCTGGATCTTCTTAAAGCACCTG GCTTCgcctctcctgctgctcagaCTTCCACAAGCCCAGACGACACACCGCAGCAGACCTCCACACAATCCACTGCcccttcctccacctccacaaccacctcctccctctcttcttcaaCAGGGTTGGGCGACTTGCTGAAAGCCCCACCTGGCTGGAGCTGCGATGTATGCTTGGTGCAGAACAAGTTATCAGACACCAAGTGCGTTTGCTGTATGGCGCCACAGCCCAATTCCTCCTCATCCAAATCTATGGACAGTAAACCTGCAACCGTGACCTCTGTTGGGCTCGAGAGCAGCAGCACGaacaccacctccaccactacaaCCACAGCAGGTTTTGGCACAATGTTCTCCAAACCTGCAGGAACCTGGGACTGTGATACGTGTCTCGTTCTAAACAAACCTGATGCAGTAAAGTGTGTGGCCTGCGAAACGGCCAAACCAGGGACGGGGCTTAAACCCTCACTGACTCTCCCCTCTGCCTTCTCAGCTGTTAAGACTGTATCCACCCCCACAGCCCCCGTTACGACAGGGTTCATCGGCTTTGGAGACAAGTTCAAAAAACCTGAGGGTGCTTGGGAATGTGATACATGTATGGTAGAAAACAAGGCAGAGGACACAAAGTGTGTGGCCTGCATGAGCCCTAAACCAG GAGCATCTGCAGGAGCCTCCTCAGCCAGTACTGCTCCAGTGTTTGGTTTAGGAGAGGCGTTCAAGAAGCCAGAGGGAGCCTGGGACTGTGATGTCTGTCTTGTACAGAATAAGGCTGCTGATGTACAGTGTGTTGCCTGTCAGACAGCCAAACCTGGAGCTAACGTGGAGCCCAAAG CTTTTGGTTCAACTTTTGGTTCATCAGCTGTTGGGGCTTCAGGCTCCTCTGCGTTCAGCTCCTCTACCTCTAGTTCTGGAGGTTTTAAGTTTGGCACATCAGACAGTACATCGGGAACAGGATCTGGGGGTTTCAAGTTTGGAGGCTCATTGTCAGAGTCCTCTTCTTCATCGTCAGGTGGATTCAAATTTGGAGTCCCATTTGGAAACTCTTCATCAGAAACCACTTCTAAAGACACTACTTCCTCATCAGGGTTCAAATTTGGCAGCTCATCGGAGGGCTTTAAATTTGGGGTTGCCTCTAGTGATGACAAAAAGTCAGACCAACCTGCCGTAGGTTCTGGGTTTAAGTTTGGAACCAGCGGAGGGATAGTGTTTGGAACTGGATCATCTAACACAGAAAGTAACACCTCTAATAGCGGCTTCACCTTTGGACTGTCAAAACCTGAAGAGAAAACATcagacaccaccaccacctcatcCTCTGTTAGTTTcactcctcctgcttcctctcaAGAAAAGAGTGACACTGTGGCATCATCAATTGACACCACATCAACAGACAGCAACTCAACCACCACCACAACTACCACCACTGGGTCTGTATTTGACAGATTGGGCAAGCCCACTTTGGCGACCGCTGCACCACAAGGGGGCTCTACGTTTGGATCCTTACAGGCAGACAAAGAGCCAGTTGCCCCCTCGTTTCCTTTTGGGAagccagaggagaagaaggaagcCGCGGCTCCATCTGCCTTCGTCTTCGGTGCTGCTAGTAAAGATACAGATGCTGCACCGGCTGCTACGGCGGGCTTTTCCTTCAGCAAACCCAGCGCTCCAACAGACCAACCTCCACCCACGTTCACTTTTGGCAAGCCAGCAGACAAGAGTGAAGCAACTACTGCAGAGGCCCCGAAGCCCTCTTTTAATTTTGGACAAACTGCTACAG attcttctgctgctgctccaaaaCAACCATTTTCCTTTATGGCTAGTAACCCCACCAGTACCACCAATTCAACCACCTCGTCATCCACCCCGACCCCCAGTCTGTTtggcaccaccaccagcaccagcagtaGCTCCGCTcaggctccagctccagctccagctccttctgCAGCTCCTAGCACTTTCATCTTCGGTCAGCCTGCTGTATCCACCAGTGACGCTCCTCCAGCTAAAGCAGCCTTTGTCTTCGGCCAGAATCAGGACAGCCAGCCGCCTGCCCCGTCAGCTGCTGCTCTTAACTCTACTCCAGTCCCAGCTTCATCTCAGCCCTTCATCTTTGGTGctcctgccactgctgctccacctgctgctgctcctccggCCTTCAATTTTGGAGCAGCAGCAccctctgctgcttcatctTCAG CTCCATCTGCAGCTCCCTCCCCATTTGTATTCAGCTCGGCCCCGTCTGGTGGATTCGGGGCCAACCAGACTCCCTCATTCGGCTCATCCTTCGGATCCCCTTTCACAGCCACACCATCCCAGCCCCCGGCCTTCGGAGCCAAACCCAACTCCGCCCCTGTCTTTGGACAACAGGCCAACTCCACACCTGTATTTGGGACTACTACTAATTCTGCACCAG CAGGTGGAGGCTTTCAGTTTGGAGGAGCCAGCGCGTTTGGAGCTACAAACAACTCCTCAGGTGTGTTTACTTTTGGAGCAGGATCACCAGCATCTCCTGCCCCACCTGCCAACCCCTCCATCGCACCCCAGTCAGGAGCACCTGGAGGTGGATTCAACTTTGCACAACCCTCCACATTCAATTTTGG GTCCGTGAAATCCTTACCCGCCTCTCCTGCTGGACAGCCAGCGATTGCTGGACGCAAGATCAAGACAGCGGTGCGGCGCAGAAAGTAG
- the nup153 gene encoding nuclear pore complex protein Nup153 isoform X4 encodes MAATGGGKIRSRRYHIASKPYAKSKQQSGLISRVTDTVKSIVPSWLGKYFKNGDTPVGGGAVPATDQNCQPPQPPPNGSEEGPPPLDGRDSPEPSTSNTEPSTSRASLNFQEYVLSRPPLSRSHLHFPPLDASSPTLGASSSLFSQPSTSSAPGPFSTGFSLVKEIKDNLSQHEDDNISTTSGFSSRASDKDVPTSKTASLPQLWSPETDRMNSGPQPAQSSLKRPAFNLSVFGTSSNSTFNNTVLNSSQLGDSPFYPGKTTYGGAAAVRSARTRPGTPYQAPVRRQIKAKPAGAQPCGVTSATARRILQSLERMSSPLADARRIPASVSSPLSASMDGTNLDVSPFQSKKKRMDSPLPPVQKLVVPAAASVSGNRSVSFRPTLTPGGVSRPLDRTPRETPTRQSPQLPDATPGPSQSTMGFSGPAYPLSSTPAASSVSSGGGKMKRERTTARPSSKRPDEEEVAVVPNLPTISLPIGTSALPSFSFTSPLPPVPTISSTTTTSNVTSVTPTKEMVTNKEPPMASTPPCVPFTFSSPIVKATAASPPSFSPSAGFTFSAPVAKLGPSMLNGKLATPIAATGKPATSKSTEEFEGPFKPAKTLKQGSVLDLLKAPGFASPAAQTSTSPDDTPQQTSTQSTAPSSTSTTTSSLSSSTGLGDLLKAPPGWSCDVCLVQNKLSDTKCVCCMAPQPNSSSSKSMDSKPATVTSVGLESSSTNTTSTTTTTAGFGTMFSKPAGTWDCDTCLVLNKPDAVKCVACETAKPGTGLKPSLTLPSAFSAVKTVSTPTAPVTTGFIGFGDKFKKPEGAWECDTCMVENKAEDTKCVACMSPKPGASAGASSASTAPVFGLGEAFKKPEGAWDCDVCLVQNKAADVQCVACQTAKPGANVEPKAFGSTFGSSAVGASGSSAFSSSTSSSGGFKFGTSDSTSGTGSGGFKFGGSLSESSSSSSGGFKFGVPFGNSSSETTSKDTTSSSGFKFGSSSEGFKFGVASSDDKKSDQPAVGSGFKFGTSGGIVFGTGSSNTESNTSNSGFTFGLSKPEEKTSDTTTTSSSVSFTPPASSQEKSDTVASSIDTTSTDSNSTTTTTTTTGSVFDRLGKPTLATAAPQGGSTFGSLQADKEPVAPSFPFGKPEEKKEAAAPSAFVFGAASKDTDAAPAATAGFSFSKPSAPTDQPPPTFTFGKPADKSEATTAEAPKPSFNFGQTATDSSAAAPKQPFSFMASNPTSTTNSTTSSSTPTPSLFGTTTSTSSSSAQAPAPAPAPSAAPSTFIFGQPAVSTSDAPPAKAAFVFGQNQDSQPPAPSAAALNSTPVPASSQPFIFGAPATAAPPAAAPPAFNFGAAAPSAASSSAPSAAPSPFVFSSAPSGGFGANQTPSFGSSFGSPFTATPSQPPAFGAKPNSAPVFGQQANSTPVFGTTTNSAPGGGFQFGGASAFGATNNSSGVFTFGAGSPASPAPPANPSIAPQSGAPGGGFNFAQPSTFNFGSVKSLPASPAGQPAIAGRKIKTAVRRRK; translated from the exons ATGGCGGCCACGGGTGGAGGGAAAATTAGAAGCAGGAGATATCACATCGCCTCTAAACCTTACGCCAAGAGCAAACAG CAGTCAGGCCTCATCAGTCGAGTGACAGACACAGTAAAGAGCATCGTTCCCTCCTGGCTCGGGAAATACTTCAAGAATGGAGATACTCCTGTAGGAGGAGGGGCTGTGCCCGCGACAGACCAGAACTGCCAGCCACCGCAGCCTCCTCCGAATGGCAGCGAAGAAGGGCCTCCTCCCCTTGATGGACGCGACTCCCCAGAGCCAAGCACCAGTAACACAG AGCCCTCGACCAGCCGGGCATCCCTGAACTTTCAAGAGTATGTGCTTTCTCGGCCTCCTCTGAGTCGCTCACATCTCCACTTTCCTCCACTGGACGCCTCATCCCCAACCCTGGGGGCTTCCAGCAGCCTCTTCTCCCAACCATCCACCTCCTCAGCCCCTGGACCTTTTTCCACAGGCTTCTCCTTGGTCAAAGAAATCAAGGACAACCTCTCGCAGCATGAAGACGATAACATCTCCACCACTAGCGGTTTCTCTTCTCGCGCCTCTGACAAAG ATGTCCCCACTTCCAAAACTGCATCGCTTCCCCAACTTTGGTCCCCAGAGACGGACAGAATGAACTCTGGGCCTCAGCCTGCCCAGTCCAGTCTGAAAAGGCCTGCTTTCAACCTGTCTGTATTCGGGACTTCCTCCAAT TCGACATTCAACAACACAGTGCTAAACTCCAGCCAGCTTGGAGATTCACCCTTCTACCCCGGGAAGACCACGTATGGTGGGGCAGCTGCAGTCAGGAGCGCTCGCACTCGTCCTGGAACACCGTACCAG GCTCCTGTGAGGAGACAGATCAAGGCCAAGCCTGCTGGAGCTCAGCCCTGTGGGGTGACGAGCGCCACAGCCAGACGCATACTACAGTCCTTGGAGCGCATGTCAAGCCCTCTGGCT GATGCCAGAAGAATCCCTGCATCAGTCTCATCCCCCCTGTCAGCA tcAATGGATGGCACAAATCTAGATGTTTCACCTTTCCAGTCCAAAAAGAAACGA ATGGATTCCCCCCTCCCACCGGTGCAGAAGCTGGTGGTTCCTGCTGCAGCGTCGGTGTCAGGAAACCGCTCCGTGTCCTTCAGGCCAACTCTGACTCCTGGAGGAGTGAGCCGACCTCTGGACAGGACACCAAGAGAGACG cCTACAAGACAATCACCACAACTACCTGATGCAACCCCAGGTCCATCTCAAAG CACAATGGGTTTCAGTGGCCCAGCCTATCCTCTGTCCAGCACCCCTGCAGCCAGCAGCGTGAGCTCTGGAGGGGGAAagatgaagagggagaggacCACAGCACGGCCTTCCTCTAAACGCCCTGATGAAGAAGAG GTGGCTGTGGTACCGAACCTTCCGACCATTTCACTTCCCATCGGCACCTCCGCCTTGCCCTCCTTCAGCTTCACCTCCCCTCTTCCACCTGTCCCCACGatcagcagcaccaccaccacctctaaTGTCACGTCCGTGACTCCAACTAAGGAAATGGTCACAAATAAG gagcCACCAATGGCCTCGACACCTCCCTGTGTaccttttacattttcctcCCCTATTGTCAAAGCAACTGCTGCTAGTCCCCCTTCATTTTCCCCCTCA GCTGGATTCACTTTTAGTGCACCTGTAGCAAAGTTAGGTCCCTCAATGTTAAATGGGAAGCTCGCCACTCCCATAGCGGCAACag GGAAGCCAGCAACAAGCAAAAGCACAGAAGAGTTTGAAGGACCTTTCAAACCAGCAAAGACCCTGAAGCAGGGCAGCGTGCTGGATCTTCTTAAAGCACCTG GCTTCgcctctcctgctgctcagaCTTCCACAAGCCCAGACGACACACCGCAGCAGACCTCCACACAATCCACTGCcccttcctccacctccacaaccacctcctccctctcttcttcaaCAGGGTTGGGCGACTTGCTGAAAGCCCCACCTGGCTGGAGCTGCGATGTATGCTTGGTGCAGAACAAGTTATCAGACACCAAGTGCGTTTGCTGTATGGCGCCACAGCCCAATTCCTCCTCATCCAAATCTATGGACAGTAAACCTGCAACCGTGACCTCTGTTGGGCTCGAGAGCAGCAGCACGaacaccacctccaccactacaaCCACAGCAGGTTTTGGCACAATGTTCTCCAAACCTGCAGGAACCTGGGACTGTGATACGTGTCTCGTTCTAAACAAACCTGATGCAGTAAAGTGTGTGGCCTGCGAAACGGCCAAACCAGGGACGGGGCTTAAACCCTCACTGACTCTCCCCTCTGCCTTCTCAGCTGTTAAGACTGTATCCACCCCCACAGCCCCCGTTACGACAGGGTTCATCGGCTTTGGAGACAAGTTCAAAAAACCTGAGGGTGCTTGGGAATGTGATACATGTATGGTAGAAAACAAGGCAGAGGACACAAAGTGTGTGGCCTGCATGAGCCCTAAACCAG GAGCATCTGCAGGAGCCTCCTCAGCCAGTACTGCTCCAGTGTTTGGTTTAGGAGAGGCGTTCAAGAAGCCAGAGGGAGCCTGGGACTGTGATGTCTGTCTTGTACAGAATAAGGCTGCTGATGTACAGTGTGTTGCCTGTCAGACAGCCAAACCTGGAGCTAACGTGGAGCCCAAAG CTTTTGGTTCAACTTTTGGTTCATCAGCTGTTGGGGCTTCAGGCTCCTCTGCGTTCAGCTCCTCTACCTCTAGTTCTGGAGGTTTTAAGTTTGGCACATCAGACAGTACATCGGGAACAGGATCTGGGGGTTTCAAGTTTGGAGGCTCATTGTCAGAGTCCTCTTCTTCATCGTCAGGTGGATTCAAATTTGGAGTCCCATTTGGAAACTCTTCATCAGAAACCACTTCTAAAGACACTACTTCCTCATCAGGGTTCAAATTTGGCAGCTCATCGGAGGGCTTTAAATTTGGGGTTGCCTCTAGTGATGACAAAAAGTCAGACCAACCTGCCGTAGGTTCTGGGTTTAAGTTTGGAACCAGCGGAGGGATAGTGTTTGGAACTGGATCATCTAACACAGAAAGTAACACCTCTAATAGCGGCTTCACCTTTGGACTGTCAAAACCTGAAGAGAAAACATcagacaccaccaccacctcatcCTCTGTTAGTTTcactcctcctgcttcctctcaAGAAAAGAGTGACACTGTGGCATCATCAATTGACACCACATCAACAGACAGCAACTCAACCACCACCACAACTACCACCACTGGGTCTGTATTTGACAGATTGGGCAAGCCCACTTTGGCGACCGCTGCACCACAAGGGGGCTCTACGTTTGGATCCTTACAGGCAGACAAAGAGCCAGTTGCCCCCTCGTTTCCTTTTGGGAagccagaggagaagaaggaagcCGCGGCTCCATCTGCCTTCGTCTTCGGTGCTGCTAGTAAAGATACAGATGCTGCACCGGCTGCTACGGCGGGCTTTTCCTTCAGCAAACCCAGCGCTCCAACAGACCAACCTCCACCCACGTTCACTTTTGGCAAGCCAGCAGACAAGAGTGAAGCAACTACTGCAGAGGCCCCGAAGCCCTCTTTTAATTTTGGACAAACTGCTACAG attcttctgctgctgctccaaaaCAACCATTTTCCTTTATGGCTAGTAACCCCACCAGTACCACCAATTCAACCACCTCGTCATCCACCCCGACCCCCAGTCTGTTtggcaccaccaccagcaccagcagtaGCTCCGCTcaggctccagctccagctccagctccttctgCAGCTCCTAGCACTTTCATCTTCGGTCAGCCTGCTGTATCCACCAGTGACGCTCCTCCAGCTAAAGCAGCCTTTGTCTTCGGCCAGAATCAGGACAGCCAGCCGCCTGCCCCGTCAGCTGCTGCTCTTAACTCTACTCCAGTCCCAGCTTCATCTCAGCCCTTCATCTTTGGTGctcctgccactgctgctccacctgctgctgctcctccggCCTTCAATTTTGGAGCAGCAGCAccctctgctgcttcatctTCAG CTCCATCTGCAGCTCCCTCCCCATTTGTATTCAGCTCGGCCCCGTCTGGTGGATTCGGGGCCAACCAGACTCCCTCATTCGGCTCATCCTTCGGATCCCCTTTCACAGCCACACCATCCCAGCCCCCGGCCTTCGGAGCCAAACCCAACTCCGCCCCTGTCTTTGGACAACAGGCCAACTCCACACCTGTATTTGGGACTACTACTAATTCTGCACCAG GTGGAGGCTTTCAGTTTGGAGGAGCCAGCGCGTTTGGAGCTACAAACAACTCCTCAGGTGTGTTTACTTTTGGAGCAGGATCACCAGCATCTCCTGCCCCACCTGCCAACCCCTCCATCGCACCCCAGTCAGGAGCACCTGGAGGTGGATTCAACTTTGCACAACCCTCCACATTCAATTTTGG GTCCGTGAAATCCTTACCCGCCTCTCCTGCTGGACAGCCAGCGATTGCTGGACGCAAGATCAAGACAGCGGTGCGGCGCAGAAAGTAG